TGCTCTTTTCAATGTTACCTGATCCACATATTTCAGATCGTTCCCCATGGGAACGCCCGATGCGATTCGGGTTATCCGGACCGGATACCCCTTCAATCGTTCGGCGATGTATGCAGCCGTAGACTCGCCCTCAACAACCGTACTGGTGGCGAGTACGACCTCTTTGATCCGGCCGTCGGCAATCTTTTGGATCAACTCTTTGATGCGGATATCCTCCGGACCAACCCCATCCATCGGGGACAGCACCCCCTGCAGAATATGATAGGTTCCCTGAAATGCGCCGGATCTCTCAACGGCTACCATATCCGCCGGCTGCTCCACGACGCATAAGATCGCCGTGTTTCGGCGCGGGTCGGAGCATATCTG
This window of the Desulfobacterales bacterium genome carries:
- the recR gene encoding recombination mediator RecR yields the protein MSYYPTSVLDLIKSFARLPGVGEKTAERLAIHVLRMPRGEAERLARSIVAIKDKIKFCSMCFSLSDADICQICSDPRRNTAILCVVEQPADMVAVERSGAFQGTYHILQGVLSPMDGVGPEDIRIKELIQKIADGRIKEVVLATSTVVEGESTAAYIAERLKGYPVRITRIASGVPMGNDLKYVDQVTLKRAMDTRHAF